The proteins below come from a single Perca flavescens isolate YP-PL-M2 chromosome 8, PFLA_1.0, whole genome shotgun sequence genomic window:
- the si:dkey-24l11.2 gene encoding uncharacterized protein si:dkey-24l11.2 — protein MMEDGEGEKMGESEPVLHTQQLCRFFSQGRHCNFGKKCRFLHIRDDAKAHEKKTIRTPSQSDVASPNSEVPGGDVGHRPPPTSNSRVAPAAGRRPCRYFISGHCTMEDRCRFWHPPQFPPLDDQPVPGKNPRPAQRMPPVPRPGILQEVKLCDLTENVAMQLRDTEIEQLKKRFPKDQLIIQEQSNCKVTYYRVAVEATDPDWPFDLKEVDIMVSFPDSYPQEIFTLDIPLDQELPPIMARHVQQASLEWLQAKHATNQLLGKVELLFRPFLRWLDRSLERLFTEGARQLKKDIDLEKAGLQFIPYQELQATVCEKSVNDHSSDTAAAGEDVADEGKLEKRDSERTMEGGKLVQQEGPGGDEGQQQEGEEEASHLVENIKISDPRRGTEVKLLGLRLGENTATVVAKQITVCLQCNRCKVTADLTLTGRAPCTAQCEKCSASINAAFRPCMLHHYSDVLGYLDLHNAAPADLVLQECELIVGCLSCSQEGPVQNLSYGQTKEFNCEHCHSKLGILAESTRFQYIQPRASKTGPSACAVNYKTIRDPAVQKGKPLPEKGVCKHYRQSHRWLRFPCCGRAYPCDGCHDEDQDHPMELATRMICGYCAKEQPYGNGKPCISCGSMMTRGARTSHWEGGLGCRNKIKMSRNDRHKYANTNKTISRKAVGEKK, from the exons ATGATggaggatggtgagggagagaAGATGGGTGAATCAGAGCCTGTGCTCCATACACAGCAGCTGTGTCGCTTCTTCTCTCAAGGAAGACACTGCAATTTTGGGAAGAAATGCAGATTCCTACACATAAGAGATGATGCCAAAGCTCATGAGAAGAAAACCATCAGGACACCCAGCCAGTCAGACGTTGCATCTCCAAACTCAGAGGTTCCTGGAGGAGATGTGGGGCACAGGCCTCCTCCCACTAGTAACTCCAGGGTTGCTCCAGCAGCTGGCCGCCGCCCCTGTCGCTACTTTATCTCAGGCCACTGCACTATGGAAGACAGATGTCGCTTCTGGCATCCACCACAGTTCCCCCCACTGGATGACCAGCCTGTTCCTGGAAAGAACCCAAGACCTGCACAGAGGATGCCACCAGTACCTCGTCCTGGCATCCTCCAAGAGGTCAAGCTGTGTGACCTGACAGAGAATGTCGCCATGCAGCTACGAGACACAGAGATCGAGCAGTTGAAGAAGCGTTTTCCCAAAGACCAGCTGATTATTCAGGAACAAAGTAATTGCAAAGTTACTTATTACAGGGTGGCTGTAGAGGCCACTGATCCAGACTGG CCCTTTGATCTGAAAGAAGTTGACATCATGGTGAGCTTCCCAGACAGTTACCCCCAGGAG ATTTTTACATTGGACATACCGTTGGACCAGGAGCTGCCGCCAATAATGGCAAG ACATGTACAGCAAGCATCATTGGAGTGGCTTCAAGCCAAGCATGCAACCAATCAGCTTCTGGGAAAGGTAGAGCTGCTCTTCCGGCCTTTTCTTCGCTGGCTCGATCGTAGTTTGGAGAGACTGTTCACTGAAGGAGCCCGGCAG ttaaaaaaagacattgatTTAGAAAAAGCTGGATTGCAGTTCATACCGTACCAGGAACTCCAGGCAACAGTGTGTGAAAAATCTGTCAACGATCATTCATCTGACACTGCTGCTGCAGGTGAGGATGTTGCTGATGAAGGAAAACTGGAAAAGAGAGATAGCGAGAGGACAATGGAGGGAGGGAAGTTAGTGCAGCAGGAGGGTCCCGGTGGTGATGAAGGGCAGCagcaggagggggaggaggaagccagtcatctggtggagaaCATTAAGATCAGTGATCCCCGCAGAGGCACAGAGGTAAAGCTGCTGGGACTGAGGCTGGGAGAGAACACAGCCACCGTAGTGGCCAAACAAATCACTGTTTGTCTTCAATGCAACAG GTGTAAGGTAACTGCAGACCTGACACTGACTGGGAGGGCACCCTGTACAGCTCAGTGTGAAAAGTGCAGTGCAAGCATCAATGCTGCATTCAGGCCCTGCATGCTGCACCATTACAGCGATGTCCTGGGATACCTGGACCTTCACAACGCTGCACCTGCTGACCTTGTTCTTCAGGAATGTGAACTCATTGTGGGCTGCCTCAGCTGCTCCCAGGAGGGCCCTGTGCAG AACCTTTCCTATGGTCAAACAAAGGAGTTTAATTGTGAACACTGCCACAGCAAACTCGGGATTCTGGCTGAGAGCACAAGATTCCAGTATATTCAGCCACGCGCCAGCAAAACAG GTCCAAGTGCTTGTGCTGTTAATTATAAGACGATAAGAGATCCAGCTGTGCAAAAGGGGAAGCCCCTGCCAGAAAAAGGAGTATGTAAACATTACAGACAGAGCCACCGCTGGCTAAG GTTTCCCTGCTGTGGCCGGGCTTACCCCTGTGATGGGTGCCATGATGAGGACCAGGACCACCCCATGGAACTGGCCACCAGGATGATCTGTGGCTACTGTGCCAAAGAACAG CCGTATGGCAACGGAAAGCCCTGCATCAGCTGTGGAAGCATGATGACGAGAGGTGCACGCACCAGCCACTGGGAGGGAGGACTGGGATgcagaaacaaaatcaaaatgagCAG aaaTGATCGACATAAATATGCCAACACCAACAAAACGATTTCAAGGAAGGCCGTCGGTGAAAAGAAGTAG